The following are encoded together in the Tursiops truncatus isolate mTurTru1 chromosome 10, mTurTru1.mat.Y, whole genome shotgun sequence genome:
- the CIDEC gene encoding lipid transferase CIDEC isoform X2 — MLADKPFFLVLEEDGTIVETEEYFQSLTDDTVLMVLHKGQKWQPPSEQGTRYQLSLSRKPAKKIDVAQVTFDLYKVNPQDFIGCLNVKATLYGTYSLSYDLRCYGARRVMKEALRWALFSTQATGHVLLSTSCYLQQLLDATEGGQPSKSKAPSLIPTFLKILQ; from the exons ATGCTGGCAGACAAGCCTTTCTTCCTGGTGCTGGAGGAAGATGGCACAATTGTAGAGACAGAAGAGTATTTCCAATCCCTGACAGATGACACCGTGCTCATGGTCCTCCATAAGGGGCAGAAATGGCAGCCCCCATCAGAGCAG GGCACTAGGTACCAACTCTCCCTCTCCCGTAAGCCTGCCAAGAAGATTGATGTGGCCCAAGTAACCTTCGACCTGTACAAGGTGAACCCACAGGACTTCATTGGTTGCCTGAACGTGAAGGCGACTCTCTATGGCACATACTCCCTTTCCTATGATCTGCGCTGCTACGGCGCCAGGCGCGTCATGAA AGAAGCTCTCCGCTGGGCCCTCTTCAGCACGCAGGCCACAGGCCACGTGCTGCTCAGCACCTCCTGTTACCTGCAGCAGCTCCTGGATGCCACAGAGGGAGGGCAGCCCTCCAAGAGCAAAGCCCCATCCCTCATCCCGACCTTTCTGAAGATACTGCAATGA
- the CIDEC gene encoding lipid transferase CIDEC isoform X1, which yields MEYAMKSLSFLYPRSLSRYVAVSTSMVTQKLLSQSSPEAPRARPCRVSNADRSVRKGIMTHSLEDLCLKVQDTLMLADKPFFLVLEEDGTIVETEEYFQSLTDDTVLMVLHKGQKWQPPSEQGTRYQLSLSRKPAKKIDVAQVTFDLYKVNPQDFIGCLNVKATLYGTYSLSYDLRCYGARRVMKEALRWALFSTQATGHVLLSTSCYLQQLLDATEGGQPSKSKAPSLIPTFLKILQ from the exons ATGGAATACGCCATGAAGTCCCTCAGCTTTCTCTACCCCAGGTCCCTCTCCAG GTACGTGGCAGTCAGCACCTCGATGGTGACCCAGAAGCTGCTGTCACAGTCCAGCCCGGAGGCCCCCAGGGCCCGGCCCTGCAGAGTAAGCAATGCTGACCGGAGTGTGCGGAAGGGCATCATGACACACAGCCTTGAGGACCTCTGCCTCAAG GTCCAGGATACCCTGATGCTGGCAGACAAGCCTTTCTTCCTGGTGCTGGAGGAAGATGGCACAATTGTAGAGACAGAAGAGTATTTCCAATCCCTGACAGATGACACCGTGCTCATGGTCCTCCATAAGGGGCAGAAATGGCAGCCCCCATCAGAGCAG GGCACTAGGTACCAACTCTCCCTCTCCCGTAAGCCTGCCAAGAAGATTGATGTGGCCCAAGTAACCTTCGACCTGTACAAGGTGAACCCACAGGACTTCATTGGTTGCCTGAACGTGAAGGCGACTCTCTATGGCACATACTCCCTTTCCTATGATCTGCGCTGCTACGGCGCCAGGCGCGTCATGAA AGAAGCTCTCCGCTGGGCCCTCTTCAGCACGCAGGCCACAGGCCACGTGCTGCTCAGCACCTCCTGTTACCTGCAGCAGCTCCTGGATGCCACAGAGGGAGGGCAGCCCTCCAAGAGCAAAGCCCCATCCCTCATCCCGACCTTTCTGAAGATACTGCAATGA